The Devosia sp. YIM 151766 genome includes a region encoding these proteins:
- a CDS encoding sugar ABC transporter permease produces the protein MTRFFNTLRDGVGFDILLVGAALLFLLALAGAPLVYNVLMSFQQVDMFTLGVLFRPFVGFDNYVAVVQQSEFWLVTRNTLIFVFGSMSGQFVLGFALALFFAQNFPGAATIRGLFLVSWVMPGLVVGAIWSWILAGDFGVLNVILKNLGIIQSNIFWKSDPNFSIWAVIIANIWLGLAFNMLLLSVGLAAIPRDLYEAAELDGANAFQRFWTITLPMMRSTIGAVLSLGLIGTLQQFDLFPALTEGGPANSSNVAGFWSWQLSFKLYDFAKGATVSVMMFLLVFLASIIYVRSTRHEVRG, from the coding sequence GTGACACGATTTTTCAACACCCTGCGCGACGGGGTGGGCTTCGATATTCTGCTTGTCGGCGCGGCCTTGCTCTTTTTGCTCGCTCTTGCAGGCGCCCCGCTTGTCTATAATGTGCTGATGAGCTTCCAGCAGGTGGACATGTTCACTCTGGGTGTTTTGTTCCGGCCCTTTGTCGGCTTCGACAATTATGTAGCCGTGGTGCAGCAGTCAGAATTCTGGCTGGTCACGCGCAACACCTTGATTTTCGTATTTGGCTCCATGAGTGGCCAATTCGTTCTTGGTTTCGCCCTTGCCCTGTTTTTCGCCCAGAATTTCCCGGGCGCAGCCACCATTCGTGGCCTCTTCCTCGTGTCCTGGGTCATGCCAGGCCTGGTCGTCGGCGCCATCTGGAGTTGGATCCTGGCCGGTGACTTTGGCGTGCTCAATGTCATCCTCAAAAATCTGGGCATCATCCAGTCCAACATATTCTGGAAATCGGACCCGAACTTTTCCATCTGGGCCGTGATCATCGCCAATATCTGGCTGGGTCTGGCCTTCAACATGTTGCTGCTCTCGGTGGGACTGGCGGCTATTCCACGTGACCTCTACGAGGCCGCCGAGCTTGATGGCGCCAATGCCTTCCAACGATTCTGGACGATCACCCTGCCGATGATGCGCTCCACCATTGGCGCTGTGCTGTCGCTTGGCCTGATCGGTACGCTGCAGCAATTCGACCTGTTCCCGGCGCTGACGGAGGGCGGTCCCGCCAATTCATCAAACGTAGCAGGCTTCTGGTCCTGGCAGTTGAGTTTCAAGCTCTATGACTTTGCCAAGGGCGCGACAGTGTCCGTCATGATGTTCCTGCTCGTGTTCCTGGCGTCCATCATCTATGTGCGCTCGACCCGCCATGAGGTGCGCGGATGA
- a CDS encoding carbohydrate ABC transporter permease: MTKTYTPWFLLVVALALAAVYLFPLYWMYVTSLKTGSEIFANPPTLWPSAPNADIYPETWTRRTMPVFLLNSVIIAGGITALTVILGTGCAYVLARYRNVWIDVGLFCVLMLQVLPASVMVTPLFVGFNQIGLLNFPRTAVVLAAAAKAMPFFVVLVRATFMSVPRELEEAALVDGNSRVGAFFNIVLPLARNGILVCAILTFMSAFGEYIYSKSIIQSPALQPASVGLSGFLGPNSTDWNGIMAYSAIYVTPILLVFVILQRRIVSGLTSGALK; this comes from the coding sequence ATGACCAAGACCTATACGCCCTGGTTTCTGCTGGTCGTCGCACTGGCACTGGCCGCCGTCTATCTGTTCCCGCTCTATTGGATGTATGTGACCAGCCTGAAGACGGGCTCTGAAATCTTCGCTAATCCGCCTACCTTATGGCCCAGTGCCCCCAATGCCGACATCTATCCGGAAACCTGGACACGGCGCACCATGCCGGTCTTCCTTCTCAACTCGGTCATCATTGCCGGAGGCATTACCGCCCTCACGGTCATCCTGGGCACGGGTTGTGCCTACGTGCTGGCGCGATACCGAAATGTGTGGATCGATGTTGGACTGTTCTGCGTGCTCATGCTGCAGGTCCTGCCGGCCTCGGTCATGGTGACGCCGCTGTTCGTCGGCTTCAACCAGATCGGCCTGCTCAACTTCCCCCGCACAGCGGTGGTCCTTGCCGCTGCTGCAAAGGCCATGCCCTTCTTTGTTGTTCTGGTCAGGGCCACTTTCATGAGTGTCCCGCGCGAACTCGAAGAAGCGGCCCTGGTTGACGGCAATTCCCGCGTCGGCGCCTTTTTCAACATTGTCCTGCCTTTGGCACGCAATGGCATCCTGGTCTGCGCCATCCTCACCTTCATGAGCGCCTTCGGCGAATACATCTATTCCAAGTCGATCATCCAAAGCCCCGCCCTGCAGCCCGCCAGCGTTGGCCTCAGCGGTTTCCTGGGCCCCAACTCGACCGACTGGAACGGCATCATGGCTTACTCCGCCATCTACGTGACGCCGATCCTCCTTGTCTTCGTCATCCTGCAGCGCCGCATTGTGTCCGGCCTTACCTCGGGAGCCCTGAAATGA